In the Geobacter sp. FeAm09 genome, one interval contains:
- a CDS encoding sigma-54-dependent Fis family transcriptional regulator: MVRDENIFFRRATTHICSSLDCATALHRCLLHLREFMPIDMMILWVFDESAQGLRRIAVATPEEGLHSDMVMLLPPATREKLLKMDIPHMIIERSGFAPVVMRLVNQPDSDPMARSLKQYFEPNDYSSMVLYLEIEGKRLGTLFVRAEGKDRYTEYHTRLLALLHEPFSLSVAHTLLFEENRKARNREKDGEGYFLQKIGMPGNKVIGADCGLKGVMEMVSQVGLLNSPVLLRGETGVGKDMIANVIHHCSPFRCGPFIKVNCGAIPETLIDSELFGHEKGSFTGATIQKRGYFERANHGTIFLDEIGELPAHAQVRLLRVLQFKEVQRVGGAEPVPLNIRVIAATHRNLEEMVEAGLFREDLWFRLNVFPIFIPPLRHRKEDIPELVHDLVIKKSRELKLLRVPALAPGTIGRLTAYHWPGNVRELENIIERALILCKGDTITADAFLFRDERAIAPAQQETDAIPPLDEVVTAHIKRALTKANGRVHGPDGAARLLGMNASTLRNKMDKLGITYGRALRAKGTTGYQPA, encoded by the coding sequence ATGGTCAGAGACGAAAACATATTCTTCCGCAGGGCGACCACCCACATCTGCAGCAGCCTCGACTGCGCGACAGCGCTGCACCGCTGCCTGCTGCACCTGAGGGAATTCATGCCGATCGACATGATGATCCTCTGGGTGTTTGACGAGAGCGCGCAGGGGTTGCGGCGAATCGCCGTGGCAACCCCGGAAGAGGGGCTCCACTCCGACATGGTCATGCTTCTTCCCCCCGCAACCAGGGAAAAGCTCCTGAAGATGGACATCCCCCACATGATCATCGAGCGTTCGGGATTTGCCCCGGTGGTCATGCGGCTGGTCAACCAGCCCGACAGCGACCCCATGGCGCGCAGCCTGAAACAGTACTTCGAGCCGAACGATTATTCGTCGATGGTGCTGTATCTGGAGATTGAAGGGAAACGGCTGGGAACCCTCTTTGTTCGGGCGGAGGGGAAGGACCGCTACACGGAATACCATACCCGGCTGCTTGCCTTGCTGCACGAGCCATTCTCCCTGTCGGTGGCTCATACGCTGCTCTTTGAAGAAAACAGAAAGGCCAGGAACCGGGAAAAGGATGGCGAAGGCTATTTTTTGCAAAAGATCGGCATGCCGGGGAACAAGGTAATCGGCGCGGATTGCGGTTTGAAAGGGGTCATGGAGATGGTGTCCCAGGTCGGGCTTTTGAACAGCCCCGTGCTGCTGCGCGGAGAGACCGGCGTGGGCAAGGATATGATCGCCAACGTCATCCACCACTGTTCACCCTTCCGGTGCGGCCCGTTCATCAAGGTGAATTGCGGGGCAATCCCGGAAACCCTTATCGACAGCGAACTGTTCGGCCATGAAAAGGGGTCGTTCACCGGTGCGACCATCCAGAAGCGCGGTTATTTTGAACGGGCGAACCACGGGACCATCTTCCTCGATGAGATCGGCGAACTCCCGGCCCATGCGCAGGTACGATTGTTGCGCGTCCTGCAGTTCAAGGAGGTACAGCGGGTCGGGGGGGCGGAACCGGTGCCGCTGAACATCAGGGTGATCGCCGCGACCCACCGGAACCTCGAAGAAATGGTCGAGGCGGGGCTCTTCCGTGAGGACCTCTGGTTCAGGCTCAATGTTTTCCCCATATTCATCCCGCCGCTGCGCCACAGAAAGGAAGACATCCCGGAACTGGTCCACGACCTGGTGATCAAGAAATCGCGGGAACTGAAACTGCTACGGGTACCGGCCCTTGCGCCGGGCACCATCGGCCGGCTCACGGCCTATCACTGGCCGGGCAACGTCCGCGAACTGGAAAACATCATCGAGCGGGCCCTGATCCTGTGCAAGGGGGACACCATCACCGCGGACGCCTTCCTCTTCCGCGACGAACGGGCGATCGCCCCGGCACAGCAGGAAACCGACGCCATCCCTCCATTGGACGAGGTGGTCACAGCCCACATCAAAAGGGCACTGACGAAAGCCAACGGCAGGGTACACGGCCCTGACGGGGCCGCCCGGCTCCTGGGGATGAATGCGAGCACCCTGAGGAACAAGATGGACAAGCTGGGGATAACATACGGCAGGGCGCTGCGGGCGAAGGGCACGACCGGTTATCAGCCCGCCTGA
- a CDS encoding MFS transporter, with the protein METRTLFRGLFLINFAITLGFGIADAFFSLYVFSLGARGALLGLPLVLYSLSKIVLSPFMGAWADRIGRKKVAAASLGLYLFVSLCYLFTVSLPLITLLRLLQGIGCAMFRPVVLSLVGEATPDHKRATVMGTFDISFYGALSLGPVVGGMLKDLWGFQGIFATLALLCVVALAVALICIPGHKPPPRQASHSERLGDLLGATRHSSLRGLLAFVFGRACGISLLGAFLPIMLTARLGLSGTRAGLVMASSTLVMTLLLRPMGMLSDRAPRKSLVVAGGTAVSLLYFLIPVAAGFSQILALGVGIGLFSVLSQPASTALLVEEGSRHGMGATVGTCNAVLNLGFVSGPLLGAGLQSALGLTAVFYAAGVLGLGAALLFLLSSRSGGGEKEPRVICRY; encoded by the coding sequence ATGGAGACCCGCACCCTGTTCCGGGGGCTGTTCCTGATCAACTTCGCCATCACCTTGGGCTTCGGCATCGCCGACGCCTTCTTCTCGCTCTACGTCTTCAGCCTGGGCGCAAGGGGAGCGCTCCTGGGACTGCCGCTGGTTCTCTACTCCCTCTCCAAGATCGTCCTCAGCCCCTTCATGGGCGCCTGGGCCGACCGCATCGGCCGCAAGAAGGTCGCCGCCGCCAGCCTCGGCCTCTACCTCTTCGTCTCCCTCTGCTACCTCTTCACCGTCAGTCTCCCCCTCATCACCCTCCTGCGCCTGCTCCAGGGCATCGGCTGCGCCATGTTCCGCCCCGTGGTGCTCTCCCTGGTGGGCGAAGCCACCCCGGACCACAAACGGGCTACGGTCATGGGCACCTTCGACATCTCCTTCTACGGCGCCCTGAGTCTGGGGCCGGTGGTGGGGGGGATGCTCAAGGACCTGTGGGGCTTTCAGGGGATCTTTGCCACCCTGGCCCTCCTGTGCGTCGTCGCCCTGGCCGTGGCCCTCATCTGCATCCCCGGCCATAAGCCCCCGCCACGCCAAGCCAGCCACAGCGAACGCCTCGGTGACCTCCTGGGCGCCACCCGCCACAGCTCCCTGCGGGGGCTTTTGGCCTTCGTCTTCGGCCGGGCCTGCGGCATCTCGCTGTTGGGGGCCTTTCTCCCCATCATGCTCACGGCCCGGCTGGGGCTGAGCGGCACCCGGGCCGGGCTGGTCATGGCCTCCTCCACCCTGGTGATGACCCTCTTGCTCCGCCCCATGGGCATGCTCTCGGACCGGGCGCCGCGCAAGTCCCTGGTGGTTGCCGGGGGCACGGCGGTCTCGCTGCTCTACTTCCTGATCCCGGTGGCGGCGGGTTTTAGCCAGATCCTGGCGCTGGGGGTGGGTATCGGCCTGTTCAGCGTGTTGTCCCAGCCTGCGAGCACGGCGCTGCTGGTGGAGGAGGGGAGCCGCCACGGCATGGGTGCGACGGTGGGCACCTGCAACGCGGTGCTGAACCTGGGTTTCGTCTCTGGCCCGCTGTTGGGTGCGGGATTGCAGAGCGCCCTGGGGCTGACGGCGGTGTTCTACGCCGCCGGGGTTCTGGGGCTCGGGGCGGCCCTGCTCTTCCTCCTGTCATCCCGCTCCGGCGGTGGGGAGAAGGAGCCTCGCGTCATATGCCGGTACTAG
- a CDS encoding cytochrome c3 family protein, whose translation MKNFQVMTILAALWGTTCCGGGGIAQAQAAAPVFQCAACHAKTAEILPATHQKAADFSGCATCHAAGGKAPRLSGKIHAAHLAKGTVTAETCLGCHPGDAAGNMRLSCAGTTTVARGDLPELARKMATWLDSDKLAHVHRNNGVSCQACHRAYNEDDDESYSEKCIACHGTYDTLTARTAKTRFPRNPHKSHYPTLKCTNCHQSHDPFKDFCSTCHGFGFAWPGKK comes from the coding sequence ATGAAAAACTTTCAAGTAATGACCATCCTGGCGGCACTTTGGGGGACAACCTGCTGTGGGGGGGGCGGCATCGCCCAGGCGCAGGCGGCTGCGCCTGTCTTCCAGTGCGCGGCATGTCACGCCAAAACCGCCGAAATACTGCCGGCCACGCACCAGAAGGCCGCTGATTTTTCCGGCTGCGCCACCTGCCATGCCGCCGGTGGCAAGGCCCCCCGCCTGTCCGGCAAAATCCACGCGGCCCATCTTGCCAAAGGAACCGTAACGGCCGAGACCTGCCTGGGATGCCACCCCGGCGACGCCGCCGGGAACATGCGGCTCTCCTGTGCCGGTACGACAACGGTCGCACGCGGCGACCTGCCCGAACTGGCCAGGAAGATGGCCACCTGGCTGGATTCGGACAAACTTGCCCATGTTCACCGGAACAACGGGGTTTCCTGCCAGGCCTGCCACCGGGCCTATAACGAAGACGACGACGAGAGCTACAGCGAGAAGTGCATCGCCTGTCACGGCACGTACGATACCTTGACGGCAAGGACGGCAAAAACCAGGTTCCCGCGCAATCCGCACAAGTCCCACTACCCGACCCTGAAATGCACCAACTGCCACCAGTCCCACGACCCGTTCAAGGACTTCTGCTCGACCTGCCACGGGTTCGGCTTCGCTTGGCCGGGCAAGAAGTGA
- a CDS encoding transporter: MKRFTMPKRSIAAFALCACAALSALSALSALSALPAGATEGGGGTYPNGAEGVMAGALPPPGLYYLNYLTHYSADRLNDKNGNKQPLDFHVNVTANVSRFVYMTTHQLLGANYGVYVIAPLVNASGTLGTPAGSSSSTKSGLGDISFSPFVLAWHAKNWHAATGLDITAPTGQYDKNRLVNIGRNYWTIQPIFTGTLLSDNGVELSGKFMYDFNTENTATKYTSGQEFHFDYAAAYHAGPWTMGATGYFYRQVSDDHGAGAAANDGNKGQVFAVGPTVKYDYRNMSIEAKYQKEMLVENRPEGDKYWVKVIWAF, translated from the coding sequence ATGAAGCGCTTTACCATGCCGAAACGGAGTATCGCGGCGTTCGCCCTGTGTGCCTGTGCCGCCCTGTCGGCCCTGTCGGCCCTGTCGGCCCTGTCGGCCCTGCCCGCCGGCGCAACCGAGGGGGGCGGCGGCACCTACCCGAACGGTGCCGAAGGGGTCATGGCGGGGGCCTTGCCGCCACCGGGCCTCTACTATCTCAACTACCTCACCCACTACTCCGCCGACCGGCTGAACGACAAAAACGGCAACAAACAGCCCCTTGACTTCCACGTCAACGTCACCGCCAACGTGTCCCGTTTCGTCTACATGACCACGCATCAACTGCTGGGCGCCAACTACGGCGTGTACGTGATCGCTCCTCTGGTCAATGCCAGCGGCACGCTCGGCACGCCGGCCGGCAGTTCGAGCAGTACCAAGAGCGGGCTGGGCGACATCTCCTTTTCGCCGTTCGTGCTGGCATGGCACGCCAAAAACTGGCACGCCGCCACCGGGCTCGATATTACCGCACCTACCGGGCAGTACGACAAAAACCGGCTTGTCAATATCGGCAGAAACTACTGGACCATCCAGCCGATCTTCACCGGCACCCTGCTGAGCGATAACGGTGTGGAGCTGTCCGGCAAGTTCATGTACGACTTCAATACCGAGAATACGGCCACCAAGTATACCTCCGGCCAAGAATTCCACTTCGACTACGCGGCCGCCTACCATGCCGGCCCCTGGACCATGGGCGCCACCGGCTATTTCTACCGGCAGGTGTCCGATGACCATGGCGCCGGCGCTGCCGCCAACGACGGCAACAAGGGGCAGGTCTTCGCCGTCGGCCCCACGGTCAAGTACGACTACAGGAATATGAGCATCGAGGCCAAATACCAGAAGGAGATGCTGGTGGAGAACAGGCCGGAAGGCGACAAGTACTGGGTCAAGGTGATCTGGGCGTTTTAA
- a CDS encoding FAD-dependent oxidoreductase, which produces MKRCSSRLSLVCFSLVVLFSGIGNAADKSISTDVVVVGAGSAGLSAAVSAAYAGAKVIVLEKMPFAGGSSNFAEGLFAVKTDQQRRKAIGLTKEEAYWHAMDYHHYRNNAGLLAQTVANSTSIIEWLEKQGVGFEVVTMSPTEAPTWHLIKDWGTAHHGAALVQAMQAKAKELGVKIYFETPAKELIYNGGAVAGVKAVNAKGDHYTINAKAVVIATGGFNNSKEMVRKWTRFDADKVFPTVPINKTGDGINMALAAGADSEGWGLMLHPGTHGEGIKPLGPLYAMTWQPLLWVNKYGDRVVDENAVWAFTFAGNAIERQRDGFVWSIWDDETVRYMEEHGIDNGLGVLVPIGTKLTDLRAEIATAVAQKSSSIVVGDSIEELAQKMGVEPARLKENVDQYNHAKETGRDEKFYRKADTIVPVKTGKLYALKVFPYNFVSIGGVKTDLKMEVTDKNDKAIPGLYAAGADVGGLYGDTYATWTSGMMFQWAAQSGKIAGEQAAAYGKR; this is translated from the coding sequence ATGAAGAGGTGCAGTTCAAGGCTGTCGTTGGTCTGTTTTTCGCTGGTGGTGCTGTTTTCCGGCATCGGCAATGCCGCGGATAAGAGCATCAGTACCGATGTGGTTGTGGTCGGCGCGGGTTCGGCCGGGTTGTCCGCCGCCGTCAGCGCCGCCTACGCGGGGGCAAAAGTAATCGTTCTCGAAAAGATGCCGTTTGCCGGCGGCAGCTCCAACTTTGCCGAGGGGCTGTTTGCGGTAAAAACCGACCAGCAGCGCCGGAAAGCGATCGGGCTTACCAAGGAAGAGGCGTACTGGCACGCCATGGACTACCATCACTACCGGAACAATGCCGGCCTGCTGGCGCAGACCGTCGCCAATTCCACCAGCATCATCGAGTGGCTGGAAAAACAGGGGGTCGGGTTTGAAGTGGTGACCATGTCGCCGACCGAGGCGCCGACCTGGCACCTGATCAAGGACTGGGGAACCGCCCACCACGGCGCCGCCCTGGTCCAGGCCATGCAGGCCAAGGCCAAGGAGTTGGGCGTCAAGATCTACTTCGAAACCCCGGCCAAGGAACTGATCTATAACGGTGGCGCCGTCGCCGGCGTAAAGGCCGTCAATGCCAAGGGCGATCATTACACCATCAACGCCAAGGCGGTCGTGATCGCCACCGGCGGCTTCAACAACAGCAAGGAAATGGTCAGGAAGTGGACCCGCTTCGACGCCGACAAGGTGTTCCCCACCGTGCCCATCAACAAGACCGGCGACGGCATCAACATGGCGCTGGCCGCCGGTGCGGACAGCGAGGGCTGGGGCCTGATGCTGCATCCCGGGACCCACGGCGAAGGGATCAAACCGCTGGGGCCGTTGTACGCCATGACCTGGCAGCCGCTCTTGTGGGTCAACAAATACGGCGACCGCGTTGTGGACGAAAACGCCGTATGGGCCTTCACCTTTGCCGGCAACGCCATCGAGCGCCAGCGCGACGGTTTTGTCTGGAGCATCTGGGACGACGAAACCGTACGCTACATGGAAGAGCATGGGATCGACAACGGCTTGGGCGTGCTCGTGCCCATCGGCACGAAGCTGACGGACCTGCGCGCCGAGATCGCCACTGCCGTGGCCCAGAAGAGCAGCAGCATCGTCGTCGGCGACAGCATCGAAGAGCTTGCCCAGAAGATGGGTGTGGAGCCGGCCCGCTTGAAAGAAAATGTCGATCAGTACAACCACGCAAAAGAGACCGGCCGCGACGAGAAGTTCTACCGGAAGGCCGATACCATCGTCCCGGTGAAGACCGGCAAATTGTACGCCCTCAAGGTGTTCCCCTACAACTTCGTCTCCATCGGCGGCGTAAAAACGGACCTGAAGATGGAGGTTACCGACAAGAACGACAAGGCGATCCCCGGGCTGTATGCCGCCGGCGCCGATGTCGGCGGGCTCTACGGCGATACCTACGCCACCTGGACGTCGGGCATGATGTTCCAGTGGGCGGCCCAATCCGGCAAGATTGCCGGCGAGCAGGCCGCCGCCTACGGCAAACGCTAG
- a CDS encoding PAS domain S-box protein translates to MNSSEARRAPEAAETHTTAGGLEEELLRLRTAYDNLKKSEERYRLMFENVPLGYLSMDQNARLIDANNALLDFLGYSRDEFIGKRFADLLVEGVDYHLNVTFPAFKKSGISQNIVWKVRKKDGSVAIIQMNGRVRYDENGNFIQTHCMMQDITEQKKAEKALRKSEQEKALILGAMSDRVIYHDADMRILWANRVAADSSGLPLSEMEGKYCYAVWHQRTEPCEGCPVAAAFQTRQVCTGEMHVNNKVMLIGGYPVLDDNGTFLGVVQVSKDTTERRLLEKQILDMSSREQQRIGHDLHDGLGQHLTGISFLASALHCQLSGASPEESDDAKQIAEHANAALSLMRSLVKGLCPVNKDAKGLMLSLDSLAANVENMYGIACRFRCDEPVLIHNNLIATHLYYITNEAVNNAVKHSKGSCIAISLSCDGDMIRLAVADNGQGGFLETYNGQKGIGLRTMEYRCKMIGAALRLQSTASEGTTVTCSLPVSETMAAFAGEYGE, encoded by the coding sequence ATGAATTCATCGGAGGCACGGCGTGCGCCCGAAGCGGCGGAAACGCACACCACGGCAGGCGGGCTTGAAGAGGAACTGCTCCGGCTTCGGACGGCGTACGACAATCTGAAGAAGAGCGAGGAGCGCTACCGGCTCATGTTTGAGAACGTGCCGCTGGGCTACCTTTCCATGGACCAGAATGCGCGTTTGATAGATGCCAACAATGCGCTGCTGGATTTTCTCGGCTATTCCCGGGACGAATTCATCGGCAAGAGGTTTGCCGACCTGCTCGTGGAAGGGGTGGATTACCACCTGAACGTCACCTTCCCCGCCTTCAAGAAGAGCGGCATCTCCCAGAACATCGTCTGGAAGGTCCGCAAGAAGGACGGCAGCGTCGCCATCATACAGATGAACGGCAGGGTCCGGTATGACGAAAACGGCAATTTCATACAGACCCACTGCATGATGCAGGACATCACGGAACAGAAAAAGGCGGAAAAGGCCCTCAGGAAATCGGAACAGGAAAAGGCGCTCATACTCGGCGCCATGTCGGACCGGGTCATCTATCATGACGCCGACATGAGAATCCTGTGGGCCAACCGGGTGGCGGCCGACTCTTCGGGCCTGCCCCTGAGCGAGATGGAAGGGAAGTACTGCTATGCGGTATGGCACCAGCGGACGGAGCCGTGCGAGGGGTGCCCGGTTGCGGCCGCCTTTCAGACGCGCCAGGTATGCACGGGCGAGATGCACGTCAACAACAAGGTGATGCTCATCGGTGGCTACCCGGTTCTGGACGATAACGGCACGTTCCTGGGCGTGGTGCAGGTTTCCAAGGATACGACGGAGCGCAGGCTCCTGGAAAAGCAGATTCTGGACATGAGCAGCAGGGAGCAGCAGCGGATCGGCCACGATCTCCACGACGGCCTGGGACAGCACCTGACCGGAATTTCGTTCCTCGCCTCCGCCCTGCACTGCCAGCTCTCCGGCGCATCGCCGGAGGAATCGGACGACGCGAAACAGATCGCGGAACACGCCAATGCGGCGTTGAGCCTGATGCGCAGCCTGGTCAAGGGGCTCTGCCCGGTGAACAAGGATGCCAAGGGGCTGATGCTGTCATTGGACTCGTTGGCGGCGAACGTGGAAAACATGTATGGCATCGCCTGCCGTTTCCGTTGCGACGAGCCGGTTTTGATCCACAACAACCTGATCGCCACGCACCTCTACTACATCACGAACGAAGCGGTCAACAACGCCGTCAAGCATAGCAAAGGCAGTTGCATCGCCATATCCCTTTCGTGCGATGGGGATATGATCAGGCTTGCGGTGGCCGACAACGGCCAGGGCGGTTTTCTCGAAACCTATAATGGACAAAAGGGTATCGGCCTGCGCACGATGGAGTATCGCTGCAAAATGATCGGCGCCGCGCTGAGACTGCAGAGTACCGCTTCAGAAGGGACGACGGTGACATGCTCTCTGCCGGTCAGCGAGACCATGGCGGCGTTTGCGGGTGAATACGGTGAGTGA
- a CDS encoding response regulator transcription factor: protein MSDAKNKSRIMVVDDHAVVREGLSKLINHENDMVVCCDAEDGPSALKAIAAHKPDLAIVDISLAASSGLDVTKNIKIHYPEIPVLVLSMHEEALFAERALRVGASGYVMKVEPPATLIHAIRRVLSGKTFLSERMTEYFLSQVVHPSTTKKESPIHGLTDREFEVFLMIGKGLATRQIAERINLSVKTIDAYRENLKKKLNLKNAAELLQYAIEWSRNDDV from the coding sequence GTGAGTGATGCCAAAAACAAATCCAGGATTATGGTGGTCGATGACCATGCCGTCGTGCGCGAGGGGCTATCGAAGCTGATCAACCATGAAAACGACATGGTGGTCTGTTGCGACGCCGAGGACGGCCCTTCCGCGCTCAAGGCGATTGCCGCGCACAAACCGGACCTGGCCATTGTGGATATTTCCCTCGCGGCGTCCAGTGGTCTCGATGTGACCAAGAATATCAAGATTCACTACCCGGAGATTCCCGTGCTGGTTCTCTCCATGCACGAGGAGGCGCTTTTCGCCGAACGGGCGCTGCGGGTGGGGGCCTCCGGGTACGTCATGAAGGTCGAGCCGCCCGCGACACTGATACACGCCATCAGGCGCGTCCTGAGCGGCAAGACGTTTCTCAGCGAAAGGATGACCGAGTACTTCCTGAGCCAGGTGGTACACCCCTCCACCACGAAAAAGGAATCCCCCATCCACGGCCTGACGGACCGGGAGTTCGAAGTATTCCTGATGATCGGCAAGGGGTTGGCCACGCGGCAGATCGCCGAACGCATCAATCTGAGCGTCAAGACCATCGACGCCTATCGGGAGAACCTTAAGAAGAAGCTGAATCTGAAAAACGCCGCGGAATTGCTGCAGTATGCCATAGAATGGTCACGCAACGACGATGTGTGA
- a CDS encoding YkgJ family cysteine cluster protein, with the protein MACRAGCAACCIAPSISSPIPGMAAGKPAGVRCVQLTTDNRCRIFGRPERPRVCASLQPSPDMCGHDAGEALELLSGMEQATRPVPRSHIVVA; encoded by the coding sequence ATGGCATGCCGCGCCGGATGCGCCGCCTGCTGCATAGCCCCCTCGATTTCCTCGCCGATCCCGGGCATGGCCGCCGGCAAGCCGGCGGGGGTGCGGTGCGTGCAACTGACGACCGACAACCGCTGCCGCATCTTTGGCCGTCCCGAGCGTCCCCGCGTCTGCGCCAGCCTGCAACCGAGCCCGGATATGTGCGGTCATGACGCAGGGGAGGCGTTGGAGTTGCTGTCGGGGATGGAGCAGGCCACGCGGCCGGTCCCCCGGTCACACATCGTCGTTGCGTGA
- a CDS encoding desulfoferrodoxin has translation MPKLLEIYKCEHCGNIVEIVHAGGAPLHCCGEPMKQLTENTVDAAKEKHVPVIEIGDGIVKVTVGSVLHPMEEKHYIEWIELVADGKVYRQALQPGDVPTATFNITATSLTARELCNLHGLWSARA, from the coding sequence ATGCCGAAGCTTCTTGAAATCTACAAATGCGAACATTGCGGCAATATCGTCGAGATCGTCCACGCCGGCGGCGCTCCGCTGCACTGCTGCGGCGAGCCGATGAAGCAGTTGACGGAAAACACCGTCGATGCTGCCAAGGAAAAACATGTGCCGGTCATCGAAATCGGCGACGGCATCGTCAAGGTCACGGTGGGCAGCGTACTCCATCCCATGGAAGAGAAGCACTACATCGAGTGGATTGAACTGGTTGCCGACGGCAAGGTCTACCGCCAGGCCCTTCAGCCGGGGGATGTGCCGACCGCCACGTTCAACATCACCGCCACCAGCCTGACGGCCCGCGAGTTGTGCAATCTGCACGGTCTCTGGTCTGCCCGGGCCTGA
- a CDS encoding citrate (Si)-synthase — translation MSLKETLKQKIEEHRPRTTRLTKEFGKVIIDQVTIEQCIGGARDIRSLVTDISYLDPQEGIRFRGKTIPETFAALPKAAGSAYPTVESFWYFLLTGDVPTDAQVAEVAAEWKTRQAVPEYVFTAIRALPRDSHPMVMLSVGIMALQKDSKFAAFYNSGKFNKMVAWESVYEDASDIVARIPIIAAFIYNLKYKGDKQIAIDPTLDMGANFAHMIGQSEQYKDVARMYFILHSDHESGNVSAHTTHLVHSALSDPYYAYAAGLNGLAGPLHGLANQEVLGWIMEFQKKLNGAEPTKENVTKALWDTLNAGQVVPGYGHAVLRKTDPRYTAQREFCLNTPGLKDDSLFKLVAMIFETAPGVLTEHGKTKNPWPNVDAQSGVIQWYYGVKEWDFYTVLFGVGRALGCMANITWDRGLGYAIERPKSVTTAMLEKWAADGGRQLS, via the coding sequence ATGTCATTGAAAGAGACGCTCAAACAGAAGATTGAGGAGCACCGCCCCCGCACCACCAGGCTTACCAAGGAGTTCGGCAAGGTGATCATCGATCAGGTGACCATCGAACAGTGCATCGGCGGCGCCCGCGATATCCGCAGCCTCGTCACCGACATCTCCTATCTCGATCCCCAGGAGGGCATCCGCTTCCGCGGCAAGACCATCCCCGAGACCTTTGCGGCGCTGCCCAAGGCCGCCGGTTCGGCCTACCCGACCGTCGAGTCCTTCTGGTACTTCCTGCTGACCGGCGACGTGCCGACCGACGCCCAGGTCGCCGAAGTGGCGGCCGAGTGGAAGACGCGCCAGGCGGTACCCGAGTACGTATTCACCGCCATTCGCGCCCTGCCAAGGGACAGCCACCCCATGGTCATGCTCTCGGTCGGCATCATGGCCCTGCAGAAGGACTCCAAGTTTGCCGCTTTCTACAACTCCGGCAAATTCAACAAGATGGTCGCCTGGGAATCGGTCTATGAAGATGCCAGCGACATCGTGGCGCGCATTCCCATCATCGCCGCCTTCATCTACAACCTCAAGTACAAGGGCGACAAGCAGATCGCCATCGATCCGACCCTCGACATGGGCGCCAACTTTGCCCACATGATCGGGCAGAGCGAGCAATACAAGGATGTGGCGCGCATGTACTTCATCCTGCACTCCGACCATGAGTCCGGGAACGTCTCGGCCCACACCACCCACCTGGTGCATTCGGCCCTGTCCGACCCCTACTATGCCTATGCCGCCGGCCTGAACGGCCTGGCAGGCCCGCTGCACGGCCTGGCCAACCAGGAGGTCCTGGGCTGGATCATGGAGTTCCAGAAGAAGCTCAACGGCGCCGAGCCGACCAAAGAGAACGTCACCAAGGCCCTCTGGGACACCCTCAATGCCGGCCAGGTCGTTCCGGGATACGGTCACGCCGTTCTGCGCAAAACCGATCCGCGCTATACCGCCCAGCGTGAGTTCTGCCTCAACACCCCGGGCCTCAAGGACGACTCGCTGTTCAAACTGGTCGCCATGATTTTCGAAACGGCACCGGGCGTCCTCACCGAACACGGCAAGACCAAGAACCCCTGGCCGAACGTCGATGCCCAGTCCGGCGTCATCCAGTGGTACTACGGCGTCAAGGAGTGGGACTTCTACACCGTTCTGTTCGGTGTCGGCCGTGCCCTGGGCTGCATGGCCAACATCACGTGGGACCGCGGCCTGGGCTACGCCATCGAGCGTCCCAAGTCCGTTACCACGGCCATGCTGGAGAAGTGGGCCGCCGACGGCGGGCGCCAGCTGTCCTGA